In Salarias fasciatus chromosome 20, fSalaFa1.1, whole genome shotgun sequence, a single window of DNA contains:
- the LOC115407466 gene encoding serine/threonine-protein kinase SBK1 has protein sequence MIELGLADGSLIDELIELTAQSLGSLEIKEHFNIIKEIGRGKYGKVLLVTHRFRGTPMALKVMPKASTKLQGFLREYCISLHLSRHPCIVGLFGIAFQSNEHYCFAQELVIGRDLFAVIQPKVGIPETSVKRCVLQIASALEFIHSHGLVHRDVKPENILLLDTHCRQVKLADFGLAQKRGTLIRYITGTLPYMAPELCSVALLEGQREVSAPPLSVEPGLDTWAFGVVIFCILTGYFPWERCTDSDDFYQEFADWCRAEDRPDGEDDVPPLWRRFTPDALQMFAKLLDPDVGKRVTVGEVRAYVDKDWLKKVQSGEQGTSCDSGSSKVDK, from the exons ATGATCGAGCTGGGCCTCGCTGACGGCAGCTTAATCGACGAGCTGATCGAGCTGACGGCCCAGAGCCTCGGCAGCCTGGAGATCAAGGAACACTTCAACATCATCAAGGAGATCGGCCGAGGGAAATATGGAAAAGTGCTGCTGGTCACTCATCGCTTCAGGG GAACTCCCATGGCCTTGAAAGTGATGCCCAAAGCCTCCACTAAGCTGCAGGGCTTCCTGCGGGAGTACTGCATCTCGCTGCACCTGTCGCGCCACCCCTGCATCGTGGGCCTCTTCGGCATCGCCTTCCAGTCCAACGAGCACTACTGCTTCGCCCAGGAGCTCGTCATCGGCAGGGACCTGTTCGCGGTCATCCAGCCCAAG GTGGGAATCCCTGAGACGTCGGTGAAGCGCTGCGTCCTGCAGATCGCCAGCGCTCTGGAGTTCATCCACAGCCACGGCCTGGTGCACCGCGACGTCAAGCCGGAAAACATCCTCCTGCTGGACACTCACTGCCGCCAGGTCAAGCTGGCGGACTTCGGCCTGGCCCAGAAGCGCGGCACCCTGATCCGCTACATCACGGGAACGCTGCCCTACATGGCGCCGGAACTGTGCTCGGTGGCGCTGCTGGAGGGCCAGCGGGAGGTGAGCGCCCCTCCCCTCAGCGTGGAGCCCGGTCTGGACACCTGGGCCTTCGGGGTGGTCATCTTCTGCATCCTCACCGGGTACTTCCCCTGGGAGCGCTGCACGGACTCCGACGACTTCTACCAGGAGTTCGCCGACTGGTGCCGGGCGGAGGACAGGCCCGACGGCGAGGACGACGTCCCTCCGCTGTGGAGACGGTTCACCCCCGACGCCTTGCAGATGTTCGCCAAGCTTCTGGATCCAGATGTAGGAAAGAGGGTCACGGTGGGGGAGGTGAGGGCCTATGTGGACAAGGACTGGTTGAAGAAGGTCCAGAGTGGAGAGCAGGGTACATCCTGTGACTCTGGGAGCAGCAAGGTGGACAAATAG